In Gracilibacillus salitolerans, the sequence TAACCGGTACATGTATTCCAGTTGATGGCGGATTTATGGCGTATAGTGGGGTGTAAGTCATGCAAGATGTAGTAACCGTTGGTGAATCAATGGTCGTTTTCACACCGGTATCCAGCCCAATGATGCGCTTTGCAGAAACTTTTTCGAAAAATCTAGGTGGAGCCGAGACTAATGTAGCAATTGGTCTTGCTCGCCTTGGACATAACGTAGGGTGGATCAGTAAGCTCGGTACGGATGAATTTGGAACGTATATTTTAAATACAGTACGTGGAGAAGGAATTGATGTCAGCAAAGTAAAGCGAGACCCAGACTTTCCGACAGGTCTTTATTTCAAAGAAATTCGAAATCCTGAGGATATTCGTGTCAGTTATTATCGTAAAGGATCGGCAGCCAGTACTATACAGACGGATGATATCGATGAAACTTACATAAAGAATACTAAATATCTCCATGTTACTGGGATAACCCCGGCCTTGAGTGATTCTGCCTATCGCACAGTAATTCAAATGATGCAGCTTGCTCGTCAACACAAGGTGACAGTCGTTTTTGATCCGAATTTACGTCGGAAACTTTGGTCAGAGGAACAAGCAAAAGCCGTTTTAACTGAAATGGTGACGTTATCAGATATTGTTTTACCAGGATTAGAAGAAGCTCACTTTTTATTTGATGAAACAGAACCCGAACAAGCAGCTGATCATTTTTTAGCTCGTGGTTGTGAAACAGTTATCATTAAGTTAGGGGGAAAGGGAGCATATCTCAAGACGAAAAATGAAAGCGAATATATCGAAGGATTTCCTGTTAAACAGGTGATCGACCCTATCGGAGCAGGTGATGGCTTCGTGGCCGGATTTTTATCCGGTATGCTCGACCAAATTCCCCTAAGCGATGCGGTCAAGCGTGCGAATGCTGTAGGAGCGATGCAAACACAAGTAAAAGGTGATTACGAAGGATTACCAAATCAAGAAGAGTTACATCAATTTATGTTCCAGCAAGATAATATCGATGTCAAAAGGTAGGTTGAATACAATGACGGTACTACAAAGAATGCTAGATACTGGTGTAGTAGCAGTAATGCGCAAAACAACACCAGAAACGATTATTCCCATTGCGAAAGCATTACGCGATGGTGGAGTAACATCGCTTGAAATTACGGTGGAAACACCAAAAGTGTTAACTCTCATTGAGAAGGTGAAAGACGAACTAGGTGATGAAGTAATGGTTGGAGCAGGCACTGTTCTTGATGCAGAGACAGCACGTGCAGCCTTAATGGCCGGTGCATCGTTTATTTTCTCGCCAACCGTAAGAGAAGAAACAATTGAAATGACGAAACGATATGGTGCCGTTTCTGTTGCAGGAGCTTTTACACCGACCGAAATTTTAACAGCATATGAAAAAGGAGCAGATATGATTAAAGTCTTTCCCGCCAGTGTAGTAGGACCGAAATTTTTTAAGGATATCAAAGGTCCACTTCCTCATATTCCGTTAATGCCAACAGGTGGTGTGGATGTAGATAACACAAGTGATTATATCGAGGCTGGAGCAGTTGCTGTAGGAGCAGGAAGCACTTTAGTAAAACAGACGGATCAGATTACAGAGAACTATTTAACGGATTTAACCAATAAAGCAAAAGAATTTGTTCAAGCGGTGGAAATGGGGAGGAACGGGGAATGACCACGATTCAGGTGAACGGAGAAAGCATTTCCACATGACAGTTACTTCGCGGTTTATGTATTATGTGTACAATTATATAGTTTTATTTTGAACGAAAAGTCGACGTGAATTAGACTATCACGTCGACTTTTCATTAGAATAACTGCCATTTTAGCTTTTTGGCTTTGTTAAATCTCTCGTTCACATTATCCCAATTCACGACATTCCACCAATCCTTTATATAGGACGCTTTATCATTTTGATGCTGAAGGTAGTATGCATGTTCCCAAACATCTAACACTAATAATGGAATGGTGTCCGGTAATTGAAATAATTGATGTTTCTCAAACGATTGGATTGCTAGTTTACCACTTCTCGGTGACCACAACAATGCTGCCCATCCATTACCCTCTACTGATTCTGCGGCATCAGTAAACAACTTTTTAAAGCTATTCCATGAGCCAAAATCTTTTTTGATTTGCTTGAGTATCTCACCAGATGGTTTCTTCTTACTGTTTGGTGTCATGTTATGCCAGAAGATGGTATGCAAATAATGACCTGAACCGTTAAATGCTTGCTCTCTTAACCAATGCTTGATCGGATCTTTGCCTTTTTTGCCGGTGTATAACGCTTCTTCAGCTTTATTTAACCCATCGACATAGGACTGATGGTGTTTTGTGTGATGTAAACGCATAATTTGTTCACTAATATACGGTTCCAATGCATTATAAGCATAAGGCAAAGGAGGTAGTTTATGTTTACCGTAAGGCACACTCTCTCTATTGGACGAACCTTGTATTTCTTGGATCAAATTTTCACCTTCTGCTCTTAAATCTAACATTCTTTCAGGATTGGCATCAGCTTCTTCTTGGTCTAATAATTCATAAATATTTCCCTGCCATTTTTCCACTTGTTTTAAAGTATGCATTTTTTCATCGTCTAAAAGTTCACTATCTTGGACAGTTTGTTTTAGTTTTTCACCCCAATTTAATAAGCTTTCCAGATATTCCTTGTATTCTTTATTCATGTTATTATCACCCCATGTAGCA encodes:
- a CDS encoding superoxide dismutase; the protein is MNKEYKEYLESLLNWGEKLKQTVQDSELLDDEKMHTLKQVEKWQGNIYELLDQEEADANPERMLDLRAEGENLIQEIQGSSNRESVPYGKHKLPPLPYAYNALEPYISEQIMRLHHTKHHQSYVDGLNKAEEALYTGKKGKDPIKHWLREQAFNGSGHYLHTIFWHNMTPNSKKKPSGEILKQIKKDFGSWNSFKKLFTDAAESVEGNGWAALLWSPRSGKLAIQSFEKHQLFQLPDTIPLLVLDVWEHAYYLQHQNDKASYIKDWWNVVNWDNVNERFNKAKKLKWQLF
- a CDS encoding sugar kinase, producing the protein MQDVVTVGESMVVFTPVSSPMMRFAETFSKNLGGAETNVAIGLARLGHNVGWISKLGTDEFGTYILNTVRGEGIDVSKVKRDPDFPTGLYFKEIRNPEDIRVSYYRKGSAASTIQTDDIDETYIKNTKYLHVTGITPALSDSAYRTVIQMMQLARQHKVTVVFDPNLRRKLWSEEQAKAVLTEMVTLSDIVLPGLEEAHFLFDETEPEQAADHFLARGCETVIIKLGGKGAYLKTKNESEYIEGFPVKQVIDPIGAGDGFVAGFLSGMLDQIPLSDAVKRANAVGAMQTQVKGDYEGLPNQEELHQFMFQQDNIDVKR
- a CDS encoding bifunctional 4-hydroxy-2-oxoglutarate aldolase/2-dehydro-3-deoxy-phosphogluconate aldolase; translated protein: MTVLQRMLDTGVVAVMRKTTPETIIPIAKALRDGGVTSLEITVETPKVLTLIEKVKDELGDEVMVGAGTVLDAETARAALMAGASFIFSPTVREETIEMTKRYGAVSVAGAFTPTEILTAYEKGADMIKVFPASVVGPKFFKDIKGPLPHIPLMPTGGVDVDNTSDYIEAGAVAVGAGSTLVKQTDQITENYLTDLTNKAKEFVQAVEMGRNGE